Genomic window (Eriocheir sinensis breed Jianghai 21 chromosome 64, ASM2467909v1, whole genome shotgun sequence):
ttagaccgtaaacgtacacacacacacatatatacgcacatagatacatacacataAGAATACACATGGATACATATACAAACATAGCTGCCaatatacgcacacacatacacacatacacagcgagagagagagagagagagagagagagagagagagagagagagagagagagagagagaataaatataataataaaaacaacaacaaacagcaagacaaacaaacacacgaacaaacaaaaacagccatgcaaaaaaaaaaaaaaaaaaaaacagtcataAAGGTGCTTTTTAGGGAtgctgtgtgcgtatgtgtgcgtctgtgtgcgtatgtatgtgtgtgtgtgtgtgtgtgtgtgtgtatataattcCATGCAAGTATTTCATGTGTATGTGCGTCTGTGTGCGTATATGAgtgtatgtgtgcgtatgtgcgtatgtgcgtgtgtgcgtacgcCACCTACCTCTTCCCACAAAAAGTGACTctgtgtggaggtggaggaaatggaggagaggtggagggaggtggaggagagggaggggcggcggggcaggaggaccagggacccggaggagaggaggagggggcggagggtggtggaggaggaggaggaggaggagagggcggaggAAGATCTACCTTGGagtgtaagggaggaggggagggaggaggaggaggaagaggggaaggaggaggaagggaaggaggaggaggaggtgtgatctttctgtgggaaggaggagaaggaggaggaggaggaggaggaggaggaggagtgaactagagtagaggaggagatggagagaaaagaggaggacacATCGGTGAGGGAGGAGAtatcgaagaaggaggaggaggagtctgagtccatgagaggaagagaggtggaggaggagggaggaagaagggaggaagagaagcaggaggaggaggaggaggtttggtgCACAGTGGCATATgtcgcagaggaggaggaggaggaggaggagggaagaagagaggaggaggaggaagactgtcgGGCTGTTgcataggaagaagaggaagaaggcccaggaagaagagaggaggaggaggaggaggaggagggggagggaggggagtgtgggCTGGGCAGTGGGCTGATCTGTGCAAACTGGAAAGAGGGGGATCCCACAGACCCATGGGGGGACTGGGGGCTGATTGGAGGGGCTACAATCCTAGGGAGGGGGCTACCATCAGACCCCAGCCCCTCAGACCCAACCAGACCCTGCCCAGCCCCATCCTCGCACTCCGAAACAGACCTAGCGAATGGGGGAtctgacggagggaagggaagggactgagggGCTGAAACTGGTCTAGGAAGAGGGGCTGAGGTCTGTGGGTGACAAACATAGCAGAAGGGAAATTGGACTGGGGTCTGGGAGGGATCTGAACTTGTGTGGGTATTAGATTCATGGGTCTGAGGGGTCTGAAGGGGCTGGGGGTGACACTTGGAGCAATAAGGGGCTGAATTTAGACCACGGAATTGGGCTGTGGGCTGAGAAGGGTCTGAAGTCTTTTGGGTATCAGGTTTTGGGGTCTGATCCTGGGTCTTAAGGGGCTGATTCTGGGCATGACATTTAtagcaagaggaaaaaggaaaggtctGAGAGGGGTCTAAATTCCGGGTGTCAGGTTTTGGGGTATGATGGGTCTGGGGCGGGGTCTGAAGGGTCTGATTTTGGGGCTGATTCTGGGGATGACAAACATTGcaataggaaaaaggagaggtcTGAGATGGGTCTAAATTCCGGGTATCAGGTATTTGGGGCTTCCGGGTCTGATGGGGCTGGCAGACGGGGCAGACCGGGTCGGGGCAAGATCCCTTAGCCCCGTATTTCAGGGAGTGGATAAGAAGGGCTGTTAGAAGGTAGGATTCGGGGCTACTTCCCTCATGGTAAGAGTGACgatggggggctggggggggtcTGACGGGGCTATTCAGGGGCTGGGGTTGAGTAGGGGggcgccttctcctcctcactgcaACAGGCCCCGGtatgccccccgcccccccttctcCACCCCCGCCCCCAGCCCCGGTCCAGCCCCCGATAGGTAAGGGtctgtttcctccactctctcctccgtttcctccactttctcctccgtttcctccactctctcctcctcctcctcctcctccttccatctcataCTGCAaggcaaaaaagagagagagagagagataaagataccgagagcgagagagagagagagagagagagagagagagagagagagagagagagagagagaaaagtcctCGTTTATTagatttgttattattatcattatcattattattattattattattattattattattagttaaaGTAGGGATGAgctgcaggtgtgtgggggggggggtgagagggaggcagggggggaTGTATGGGTTGTATATGTATACTGTATTAACttatgtatagtagtagtagtagtagtagtagtagtagtagtggtagtaatatagATATAagtatttttctatattattattattattattattattattattattattattattatgttattttaatatattttctattcttattcctgttctatgtaattttatttatatatatatatgtatggaagagagagagagagagagagagagagagagagagagagagagagagagagagagagagagagagagagagagagagagagagagagagagagagagagagagagagagagagcaaaaactaTATCCATGTGTTTGTGcgtatgtgcgtatgtgcgtCACACCattaacaaacaacaacaacaacaaacacaaaaaaccaCATTAGTATCAAACaggtgagaaaaaaaacactaattaacTATCCCAggtgacccccccaaccccccactgccccccctctctctctctcacacacacctgcagctCATCAACAcacccccttccacacacctgctTACACATCTACCACAGGGCTACTCAACTCTTataaggtcaagttaggttaggcaaAGCGTCATATATGCATAGTTTTGTATACATAGTCACCCTCATAAGATAATTAATCACCTAAGTTATTTTTTACAGAGATTTCCGGGGTTCTGTCGGCATCAATCCTTCATCACGCGACGCCCGTTATTGCTGAGTTGCGTTCGTCATTCAAGGCTCGAGTGTTTTGGAATCGGCCGTTTCGCTTATGCCTAAACCTTAAGTCAATTGGGATACTGGTAgttcttttccgatttccgattTCCGATTTCCTGGGTGGTTT
Coding sequences:
- the LOC126987113 gene encoding AT-rich interactive domain-containing protein 1A-like isoform X1; translation: MSTPVTPTAARKRTFTQSPPLGLDTPFPPTTTNDGTGTGGSTGWLGALGGVVGEWLQGWGLLGVLRRRSGAPSGVRSTPATPPTHSHPSTPNHEHIELRQLNFQYEMEGGGGGGGESGGNGGESGGNGGESGGNRPLPIGGWTGAGGGGGEGGAGGIPGPVAVRRRRRPPTQPQPLNSPVRPPPAPHRHSYHEGSSPESYLLTALLIHSLKYGAKGSCPDPVCPVCQPHQTRKPQIPDTRNLDPSQTSPFSYCNVCHPQNQPQNQTLQTPPQTHHTPKPDTRNLDPSQTFPFSSCYKCHAQNQPLKTQDQTPKPDTQKTSDPSQPTAQFRGLNSAPYCSKCHPQPLQTPQTHESNTHTSSDPSQTPVQFPFCYVCHPQTSAPLPRPVSAPQSLPFPPSDPPFARSVSECEDGAGQGLVGSEGLGSDGSPLPRIVAPPISPQSPHGSVGSPSFQFAQISPLPSPHSPPSPSSSSSSSSLLPGPSSSSSYATARQSSSSSSLLPSSSSSSSSATYATVHQTSSSSSCFSSSLLPPSSSTSLPLMDSDSSSSFFDISSLTDVSSSFLSISSSTLVHSSSSSSSSSSFSSFPQKDHTSSSSFPSSSFPSSSSSSLPSSLTLQGRSSSALSSSSSSSTTLRPLLLSSGSLVLLPRRPSLSSTSLHLSSISSTSTQSHFLWEENPCYVRLEGGRPGEGHTFRSTTLDRPSWCDACAHLVFYHATTCLNCNYTCHEQCQDLVTLDCKADLTPESASSQEDLFQEEEEEEEEEEVVVKEEVVAVEEVLEEEEEEEEEEEEGKREEVLVVVKNEEEEEEEEVEEEKKEEEEEEEEKPKEEEEEDVVDGGREEERKEEEEEEEVKKEEEEEEEERKTAEKEEEKQEKEFLRVERRSEEVSTLRRSVTRLRSHLVPNETLEAWAQRNSASAQGLQIAKEDDGSFRGCIRVHLNLSRPINIVAGTRPPSIYDILQEDRTVEKTLTSFYMPRDAVKAIHITSKTTTREVIAALLGKFKVVDNPQKFALYEKTCDLQQTGKAKLHRLGTGMPLSVLDSIPVPDVSFNKRSTNDTADIQWEAFSLPELGNFLRILDREEEEYRCQIQDKYSLLRHRIREMLAYQHQGEGYRA